One genomic segment of Diceros bicornis minor isolate mBicDic1 chromosome 13, mDicBic1.mat.cur, whole genome shotgun sequence includes these proteins:
- the PPCS gene encoding phosphopantothenate--cysteine ligase isoform X3, translating into MKMVPKMLSPLVKDWAPKAFIISFKLETDPSIVIERARNALEIYRHQVVVANILESRRSFVVIITKDSETKLLLSEEEVERGIEIEEKIVGDLQFRHTAFIHDKN; encoded by the coding sequence ATGAAGATGGTGCCAAAAATGCTTTCTCCTTTGGTTAAAGACTGGGCTCCCAAAGCATTTATAATTTCCTTTAAGTTGGAGACTGACCCCTCCATCGTAATTGAGCGTGCACGGAATGCTTTGGAAATCTATCGACATCAAGTGGTGGTGGCTAATATCCTTGAGTCACGACGGTCCTTTGTGGTTATTATAACCAAAGACTCGGAAACCAAGTTATTGCTATCAGAAGAAGAAGTAGAAAGAGGCATAGAGATAGAAGAGAAGATAGTGGGTGATCTTCAGTTTCGACACACAGCTTTTATACATGACAAAAACTGA
- the PPCS gene encoding phosphopantothenate--cysteine ligase isoform X1 — MAEVDLVAEFPQPAGAARWAEVMARFAARLGEQGRRVVLVTSGGTKVPLEARPVRFLDNFSSGRRGAASAEAFLAAGYGVLFLYRARSAFPFAHRFPPQTWLAALRPSGPGPSGLLSLEAEENALPGFAAALRSYQEAAAAGTFLAVEFTTLADYLHLLQAAAQALNPLGPSAMFYLAAAVSDFYVPVSEMPQHKIQSSGGPLQITMKMVPKMLSPLVKDWAPKAFIISFKLETDPSIVIERARNALEIYRHQVVVANILESRRSFVVIITKDSETKLLLSEEEVERGIEIEEKIVGDLQFRHTAFIHDKN; from the exons ATGGCGGAAGTGGATCTGGTCGCCGAGTTCCCCCAGCCAGCCGGTGCTGCGCGCTGGGCCGAGGTTATGGCTCGCTTCGCCGCCAGGTTGGGCGAGCAGGGCCGACGAGTGGTGTTGGTCACGTCCGGAGGCACCAAGGTTCCACTGGAAGCCCGGCCAGTGCGCTTCCTGGACAACTTCAGCAGCGGGCGGCGCGGTGCAGCCTCGGCCGAGGCCTTCCTGGCCGCGGGCTACGGGGTTCTGTTCCTGTACCGCGCGCGGTCCGCCTTCCCTTTTGCCCACCGCTTCCCGCCCCAGACCTGGCTGGCGGCCCTGCGGCCCTCCGGCCCAGGCCCTTCGGGTTTGCTGAGCCTGGAGGCCGAGGAGAATGCACTCCCGGGCTTCGCTGCGGCTCTGCGGAGCTACCAGGAGGCTGCGGCTGCCGGCACCTTCCTGGCCGTAGAGTTCACCACTTTGGCGGACTATTTGCATCTGCTGCAGGCTGCGGCCCAGGCGCTCAATCCGCTAG GCCCTTCTGCGATGTTTTACCTGGCTGCAGCCGTGTCAGATTTCTACGTTCCTGTCTCTGAAATGCCTCAACACAAGATCCAGTCATCTGGGGGCCCACTGCAG ATAACAATGAAGATGGTGCCAAAAATGCTTTCTCCTTTGGTTAAAGACTGGGCTCCCAAAGCATTTATAATTTCCTTTAAGTTGGAGACTGACCCCTCCATCGTAATTGAGCGTGCACGGAATGCTTTGGAAATCTATCGACATCAAGTGGTGGTGGCTAATATCCTTGAGTCACGACGGTCCTTTGTGGTTATTATAACCAAAGACTCGGAAACCAAGTTATTGCTATCAGAAGAAGAAGTAGAAAGAGGCATAGAGATAGAAGAGAAGATAGTGGGTGATCTTCAGTTTCGACACACAGCTTTTATACATGACAAAAACTGA
- the PPCS gene encoding phosphopantothenate--cysteine ligase isoform X2, whose amino-acid sequence MFYLAAAVSDFYVPVSEMPQHKIQSSGGPLQITMKMVPKMLSPLVKDWAPKAFIISFKLETDPSIVIERARNALEIYRHQVVVANILESRRSFVVIITKDSETKLLLSEEEVERGIEIEEKIVGDLQFRHTAFIHDKN is encoded by the exons ATGTTTTACCTGGCTGCAGCCGTGTCAGATTTCTACGTTCCTGTCTCTGAAATGCCTCAACACAAGATCCAGTCATCTGGGGGCCCACTGCAG ATAACAATGAAGATGGTGCCAAAAATGCTTTCTCCTTTGGTTAAAGACTGGGCTCCCAAAGCATTTATAATTTCCTTTAAGTTGGAGACTGACCCCTCCATCGTAATTGAGCGTGCACGGAATGCTTTGGAAATCTATCGACATCAAGTGGTGGTGGCTAATATCCTTGAGTCACGACGGTCCTTTGTGGTTATTATAACCAAAGACTCGGAAACCAAGTTATTGCTATCAGAAGAAGAAGTAGAAAGAGGCATAGAGATAGAAGAGAAGATAGTGGGTGATCTTCAGTTTCGACACACAGCTTTTATACATGACAAAAACTGA